tcctggagctggcaaccctacctccctctagggttgccaatctccaggtactagctggcgatctgctattacaactgatctccagccaacagggatcagttcccctggagaaaatggccgctttgtcaattggactctatggcattgaagtccctccccgccccaaaaacctcccaccggtggcgaagagggaccaggcaaccctatctcttagcCATGCTTGTGTGCACCGATTGTCGGCCTTTACATTTCTAATTTTGGGAATCAGACGTGCAACAATGAAAAATGCAGAGCATTTGAATGCATAAAGCCgcttggggaaggaggggtgTTGCAGTGAAACAGAGGCTGGCTCTGGGCACATTGTGCTGCTTTGCTTTCTACCCCACCAGAGCCACTTGCGTATTTAAGATGTGTGGAGACTAAGAACACATCAGACTTATAGCAAAATCAATACAGTCCCTCTGAAGGGCTGCATACATTTCATCCCAGCCTCTCACAGCCAGCCCACAGGTCTGTCCGCTACTTCCGAAAGAATATTGTGAGTCTCCAGGAAAAGAGACCCTTGGAGCTGTCAGGGCAGTTTCCAAGAGACGGAGGAGGCAAGAGGAGCAGCCTTTCCGGCTCCTGAGGTCTTCTAAATTATCTCACTCCTGCAAGTTTAACTTGAGGTGCAGAAAAGCTCCTGGGGCAGATTCTCAGGTGGCGCAATCCTGGCCGATGGGTGCTATGCCAGAGCTGAGCCCACAGTGAGGGGGCTGACCCCTTGCTTTGCAGAACCGCTGGACGGCTTTAAACATGAGGCTGGCAGAAGCAAAAGCGCCCTCGCCCCGGGGGGCCTCACATGAGCATAAGCAGCAGCCCCATTCGAATGAGAAGCTATGGGAGGGCAAAGACCCTGGGGCCAGCTCCGTTGACTCAGCCAGACCTCTGTGCCTCGAAAGTGTGCGCGgtgcgagccccccccccctgctctggaGACAGGGCTGCCCTCTGACCCATCGCGGTTGGAAAGCTTGTTGTCAGTTTCAAAGGCACCCCGAATGACTGGcagattttctttttcaaaagaattattattttaaattcctGGCATAAGGGAAGCtgcggctctcagtttgcaagacctgagcaaggctgctaatgacaggatgctttggaggcCACCGATTCAGAGGGTCccagtgggaagcgacttgacagcccagAGGACACACACAACCTCAGCTGCAGGGGGGCAGGCGGTCTCTGGCGGGAGCACCTCCTTTCTCTTCCTCACTAGAGGGAAGGATTCGTATTCGTGGTGCTGTTAAGCACATGGGCACAAATTGGGTAAAAACAAAGTATTAGTTTGTATGCAAATGTATAGAAATTTAATGACTAAAAGCTGCAACAGAAGGGGGTGAGTGCGCTTACCGGCGGGGGCCTCACTGGCCACGTTCTCCTCATCTGAGTCGGCGAAGACTTCTGCCAGCTCCTGGTCAGACATGTCCGTCAGCTCCGTGAGGTCCAGCAGGTCAAAGTGCACCTCGAGGGAGGAGACGCTGCTCAGGGGCTCTGAGGAGACAGGAGGGGCCGAGGGCCTGTCAGAGGAGCCACGGGAAGCGGGCCAGCTGGGCCGGGAGAGGGGCCCCAGAGGAACTCAGGTGTGCGCCAGGGCAACCGCCGGCTCTTTCCCTGCCCTCCTACTCACGCCTGCGCTCTGCCACCTGCAGCAGCCCCGAAGTGGGGATGGGgatccctccttcctcttccgCAGGGGGGCTGTGGGGCTCTTCCACCACTCCATGCACCGGGGCGATGAGGGGGGTCGCTTGCTCTGGTGTTTGGGCAGCTTGAGTCAGCACTGAAAGCACAAAAAGCACTGAAGGCATTTAAGAAGACCGGCTTGGTGTGGCAAGGGGAGGGCGCAGGCGGGACGACCCCGACCTCCACCACCCCTCTGGGGTCTTGCGGGCATTCACGCTGGGCAGCCGGCTGCAGCGGGCTCAGTTCCCTGGTGAGGTGTCACTTGGCACTTGTAGGCGGCCAAGGCAACCCTTGCACTGGTGTCCACGGAGCCCCTTTCTTCTCGGGCAGCCTGGAGGGCTTCTCGTGCCTGGACTGCCGGGGCTAAAACCAGCCACTCTGGGCTTCTGTGCTGCTCTCAGCTTGCGAGCAGAGTTCTCACGAAGGGACCCTGGAGAGTGAGCCCTCCCTGCCGGCCCTGCCTCAGTCTGGCGGGCCCTCTAAAAAGGGCCCTCCCTTCTCACCCAGCTAAGAACTTTTCTCCTTGGGGAGGCGGCAGCATCTCCCTGTGGGGCTTTGTGCTTCTCATGGAAACTGAGTCGGAGGGGGGCAgtgccctcacatgaacacacacatgaagctgccttataccaaatcagactcttggtccatcaaagtcagtattgtctgctcagaccggcagcagctctccagggtctcaggctgaggtctttcacatcacctacttgcctagtccctttaactggagatgccggggattgagcctgggaccttctgcatgccaagcagaggctctaccactgacccacggccCCTTCCtatctgccttgtactgaatcagacccttagtccatcaaggccagtattgtctactcagaccggcagcagctctccaggacctcacgcagaggtctttcacatcacctacttgcctagtcccattaactggagatgctggggattgaacttgggaccttttgcatgccaagcagaggctctaccactgagccatggccccttccctagaagaacacatgaagctgccttctactgaatcagaccctcggtccatcagagtcagtcttgtctacccaggctggcagcggctctccagggtctcaggcaggggtctttcacatcacctacttgcctagccccttgcCACAGCCAGGCCCAAGAGAGCCCATGGGACCAAGGGGAGCAGGCTGCTCTGCCAGGAGAGGACCACAGCAGGCTGGCGTTCCCTCCCAGGCCACCCCCGGGACGAGAGTGCAGAGCCCTTCCGCAGGAGCCCGTTGCTGGGAAGCCTTTGCAGCTACCAAGACAAAGGCCGAGGCTGTTCCAGAGCACCCAGGCCAGGCAAACAAAGGCCGGTCTGTCTGGAGGGGGGAGGCGATGGCCGGCCTCCAggcctggccctgacctggatgtggCTCAGCAGGCCCGAGGACCACCCGTGTGGGACCCCCTCGCTGGTAGTCACGCCAGCAGCGGCTCAGGTTTCCCTGCCAGGCAGGGCCAGCTGAACAAGAGTGGGACAGGCAGCTCCTTTTGCCCACCAAGAGGGAGGCTCAAGGAGCTCGTTCTCAGTGAGGTGGCCAATGCCTTTTCCACCACGTCGAAAAGGTGAGCCTGGAACCCTCCTCCCTGGCATGGCAGTTTCCCCCTGTTTAGAagacactttggggggggggggcagggtacaACAGTTTTGCAGCCCACAATTCAGGGCTGAGATTTAAATAAGCCCCACTGTGAGCAAAGCCACAGTGACACccacctagaagaagagttggtttttatatgctgactttatcttttaaggagaatcaaaccggcttacaatcaccttcccttcccctccccacaacagacactctgtgaggtaggtgaggctgagagagtgtgactagggcaaggtcacccagctggcttcatgtctgtaggagtgggggaaacaaatccagtttgccagattagcctccgccgctcaggtggaggagtggggaattaaacctggttctccagatcacactccaccgctccaaaccaccgctcataatcaccacaccacgctggcactcgtCACTCCTCTCCAataggatgaggaaccattaaaaaCTATTTAACAAGCAAGATGTTCCTTGGGTGAATCCTGGTACTGAAAAGAAGCTTTGGGGGCCCTGCCCAGACACTCAGCAAGCCCAGGAGCAAAAACTCTTCCTCTCTGGCCAGGATGCAGCAGGCCAGGGCTGTATGGATGGCTAGCTGCGCGGTCGTCCGACTTCTGCCAGGGGCATCTCTGCACGCTGGATCTAGAGAGTCAAGGGTCCTTTTGTTTCCTGGCAAGGGGTGACATGTTCCTCTCATAGCAAAGGGGAAAGGCAGCCTTCAGCCTCCAGGAAAAGAGGGCAGCTTCTTTGCCGCAACGTGTGCAGGGACTCACTGTCCCAATGGGTAGGCTGCAGAAAGCGGCATCTCTTGGGCCCCGCTCCATACGAGGGCAACGTCTCCCCTCCTGAGCCAGGCACGGCCTCCGAGGCTCGGCTGCGGGGTGTCCTTCCCGTTTCCCCAGCAAGAAAGAGGTCAGCAAGACTTGGCTCCCAGGCTGTGAGCTGCCCTTCACTCCTCTGGGCAGCAGCGAAGAGAAAGCAGTCTTGGCAAGGTCCATTTGCTTCAGAGGAGCTGGCCTCCAAATCTCTTTCCTTACTCACCTAAGTAAGGCTGAGGAGGAATTCTTGTGGGGCAGCAGCCAGTGAGGCAAAACCAGCCTCCACACAGACCTAGGGCCGGCCCAGCCAAGAAGATCCATCACCAGCAGCCGGTTTCCAACTGCAGACTAAAAGAAGCCTGGGTTTCTCCCAGCCCAGCCTGGATTCCATCCAGCCACTGAGAGGTCGAAGGGCTCCCGGCTCAATCGAAATCGCCTCTTCTTGCTGCTGTTGGTTGCTGGatttgtctgcagtagaagagctggattcgagtccagtagtgccgACTGACAAGAttgcgggggagagggggaatatgagcttttgagagccaaagctcccttcctcagttgGTTGCTGGAGTCCACCTTTCCAACAGCTTTGATGGGGAACATCTTTCGGGGGGAGGGTATTTCTAGACAGAGACGTGCTGGGCCTGCGGCCTGCCTCAGAGCCTCCCCTTCAGCACCACCTCTGGGGGGATTTGCTGCAAGGCACAGAAACGTGGGGAAGGGACTCTCCTCCGCCCTAAAGCCCCCACTCCACTTGGGACTCATCCCTAAGCCTTGGCTCCAGCTGGAAACACAAAAGACAGGCTTCAGAGGGGGCAGCAAAGAAAAAGGGAAAGTCCAGCACCACCAAACCTGTGGAGTGTGGCGGAAGCTTTTCCAGGGCTGGAGCCCACCAAAGTTCATGCTACAATAAACGTGTTCCTCTTAAAGGTGATGTCTCTACTGGACAATTGACTCTGGGGAGGgctttgccggggggggggggcttctcctgATGAGCAACAGCTTAAGTGATTTTTGCTTAGAAGCAGAGAGCACAGTTTACTGTGGGGGGGTTGCTCTCTAAGTGGCTCACTTGCTAATAGGGCAGTAACTTGCCTGAGAACTATCATGAATGATGCAAACGTCTCCCTCTGAGGTTGCACTCCCAGCTCGCGCTGtgtttttgcatttatttctctcccccctccaccaccacaatATACATTTGTTTAACCGGATTTAAGCTACTTAGATAACAGTTCTTAGGGAGGTGcggtgggtggggtggaaagcCCCCTATGTGCAGGGTCATTGCAGCCGCATGGGCCCCCTTCAGATTGAGGTTTCAGGGGCGGGGGTTAACCCTTCCCATCTCTATATGGTTTTGCTAATCCACACCCCCAAACTGTTGATAGCCCTTTAAAGGAAAAGCAAGTAGGCAACAGGACTGGCTGAAGGGATTCCTGAGGCGGACAGGAAACATTCCTGACTCCGCTGGTAAATAAGCTCACCCTTGGGCCATGAATCCAGGGCTGGGCCGGCACGAAGCTACTCCATCCACACCTGTTTGCAGTGTTCAGAGCTGCTCATGTGAGGGTCTGATGGTCAGAGAAGTTAGGGGAGCTCGGCTGGAGCCAAGGCTCTTGGGTCTGCAATGGAGCGCTCCAATGAAGCCAGGTAAAGTTCTACATGCTTTTGGCAAAATCTCAGGATTTGGGTTCAGACTTTCCAGGGCTTTTTAAAGCTGGGTCACGATGGGGAATAAGGAGGCAATGCTGAGCTTGCCAGACCCCAATCCTCTCTGACTCCCCTTTCATCCCACCCTTTTCTGCAAGGAGCTCAAGGGAGTAGTATCCATCGGtttctttgtttctgttttctCCTGTGAGAAAAAGGGGCTGGGCCCAGGTCACTGGCTGAGTTTCATGGCCAAACAGGGGTTTGACCTCCGGTCTCTGGCTCAGGGCTCTGGTTTTAGTCCAGCCTTCCAACTGCAAACAACTGCAGGCGAAAAGGCCTGGATGACGCGAGCCCCGAGAGGGAGAAGAGATTTTCTGGGAATTCAGATgagcgcatgaagctgcctttcccAGAGCCAGACTCTCCCACCTGTCAgtcagcccctctccagggtctccagcagagaaaggtcttccgcATCATCTCCTGCCACCCACGCCTTGCAGCCTGACTTCCCCCCCACAgggagacagccccccccccagttctgaaCAGAGAGCTGCTTCTCCTCTCCCCTTACTGCAGGCTCTGCTCTCCAGGGCTGCCCTTGTCCACCCCACAGCTGGCCACTGAATGATGGGGCTGCGAGGAATGGGGGCTCTTCCGACGTTTGCTGACTCACAGTCTAGGTAAGGCGCATCTGGTGGCGCTTGCCATGGGGGAAGGCACAGGAGGTCCGGTGCAAGGCAAAGCCCGGGTACTGGTGAAGGCCGACATTCCCTTTCCAAAGCAAGAGCTCCACAGGGCTGGAGCCGGCATGCTTGTGGTTTTTCACTGGAGAGAGGAGAAAACTGCCGCTGTTCTGAGTGATGCTCTTGGGTTATGAGGCTGTGCCCAGCTGCTGGAAACAAGATCTGGAGCTGAGGCCAGTTGGTCCCTGGTCCATGCCAAGCCCTGGATTGAGGTGCACATCAGCATTCCCCCTAGGTGTGGTGTGGAGTGACCCAGTCCCAGCCCTGTGGACACGTTCATCCAAATGCCTCCAAAGTGGCAGGTCCTGCCAGTGTGCCCGGGAGGGGGCTAATCTAGAATCCAGCAGGCCACAAGAGAGGTTGCCAGCTGGACATCTGGATCTGGCTCAGCAGGTAACAACTTGGGCCGGAGCCCCTAAGCCTAGCAGAGCCCTTTGCCCTGATGGCCATTTCCCCTTGGGCAGAGGAGACCTTTGGCACAGGGCAGAAGAACAGCGGGCATCTGGGGCAGAAAACCATCCATGGTCTGGCCACGGCGTAGACTTGGGAGGCAGCATTCAGGCTGCCACCTGAGCCGCGGGCCTCTCCCGGGTCCCAGATGTGGGCTTCTGCCCACACTGAGTGCTCCAGCTGTGCCAGCCCTGGGCTTCCTGCTTGCTTCCACAtgttgggaaggggccgtggctcagtggagcctggcatgcagaaggtcccaggttcaaaccccagcatctccagtgaaaaaggaccagaagaagaggaggagttggtttttataccccgattttctctacgttttaaggagattcaaaccaacttacaatcgccttcccttcctctcaccgcAACTGGCACCcagtgaggtagctggggctgagagggttctgagagaactgtgactagcccatggtcacccagcaggcttcatgtggaagtgtggggaaaccaacccggtcctcgagattagagtccgccactcttaaccacgacaccatgcagGCAATAGCTGACacgaaagaccccagcctgagacccccGTGAGCCACTGtaagtctgagcagacaagaccgACTTTGATGGGCGGACCGAGGAGGGTCTGATcctgcataaggcagcttcgtgcgcgTTCGTGTTGATGGTGGGGCGGGTGGCATTCTCCAGGGGAGCCGGGCTGGGTGGCTAATGCAGCGCCATGTGCAAgcagccctcccctcccagttAGGTGCCAAACAGCCACAAGGGCTCTCT
Above is a genomic segment from Euleptes europaea isolate rEulEur1 chromosome 17, rEulEur1.hap1, whole genome shotgun sequence containing:
- the DBNDD1 gene encoding dysbindin domain-containing protein 1, which produces MAGRDGSVARGALSAVRTTAPQVLTQAAQTPEQATPLIAPVHGVVEEPHSPPAEEEGGIPIPTSGLLQVAERRQPLSSVSSLEVHFDLLDLTELTDMSDQELAEVFADSDEENVASEAPAALHPSAHPVPRAGYLRSPSWTRSKADQRREKKHLSDSELLASQEEPFQTTEKPKEE